A window of the Xenopus laevis strain J_2021 chromosome 9_10L, Xenopus_laevis_v10.1, whole genome shotgun sequence genome harbors these coding sequences:
- the LOC121398037 gene encoding uncharacterized protein LOC121398037 produces MADAMRTKLTQYRPGSLLALANTRGFQRVSLQLFGFYGHGKTSLINLCLNSVQKKQYEDLAGLRYSDDTVIRERREYQLTHNMFIYDNRGFNSMDPEEISEASAQLRGLRLVDEEVKWDRTIEEKMELLLQKNNNPLMELMVPVLVFRGAKELTAEKSEKMKVFVLRCFDITGMFPLVVLMESGEIQEKISKSFHLLGVRYVIALQKFKVQEPELDAETEAEILRFLNLCTNEADRGMKKLQRVGKEEECRRHIREQMVVELELEREKVRKRTKVEIQSVK; encoded by the exons ATGGCGGATGCAATGAGGACCAAGCTGACCCAATACAGGCCGGGCTCACTCCTGGCTCTGGCCAATACTCGCGGCTTCCAGCGAGTCTCCCTGCAGCTCTTTGGCTTCTATGGCCACGGCAAGACCTCCCTGATCAACCTGTGCCTGAATTCTGTCCAAAAGAAACAGTACGAGGACCTTGCTGGGCTGAGATATTCTGACGATACTGTGATCCGGGAGAGACGGGAATATCAACTCACCCACAATATGTTTATTTATGATAACCGAGGATTCAACAGCATGGACCCTGAGGAGATCTCCGAGGCTTCTGCTCAGCTCA GGGGCCTGCGGCTGGTGGATGAAGAGGTTAAATGGGATCGGACTATAGAAGAAAAGATGGAGCTTCTGTTGCAGAAAAATAACAACCCCCTGATGGAGCTTATGGTTCCTGTGCTGGTGTTCAG GGGAGCGAAGGAGCTGACGGCAGAGAAATCAGAGAAGATGAAAGTATTTGTACTGCGCTGCTTTGATATAACAG GGATGTTCCCCCTCGTTGTGCTGATGGAGTCAGGGGAGATCCAGGAGAAGATCAGCAAAAGCTTCCACTTGTTGGGAGTGCGCTACGTCATTGCTCTGCAGAAGTTCAAGGTGCAGGAGCCAGAGCTGGACGCCGAGACTGAAGCCGAAATCCTGAGATTTCTCAACCTCTGCACCAACGAGGCCGACAGGGGCATGAAGAAGCTGCAGAGGGTGGGCAAGGAGGAGGAATGCAGGAGGCATATTCGGGAGCAGATGGTGGTGGAGCTGGAACTGGAGAGGGAGAAGGTGCGGAAGAGGACAAAGGTGGAGATACAGAGTGTCAAGTGA